A stretch of the Thermofilum adornatum genome encodes the following:
- a CDS encoding ASCH domain-containing protein produces the protein MASKQRRKPINMEGGSRKIINRKLGRKLSFKAKYIDQLFNGEKTTTVRRGIVTPRYDVVYIESDGKIHGTARVKYVRYTKLGELTNDDAVKDGFSSKEELINALKEIYPDIGKDEWVTIISLDNLNRFREPLPTEMITRDIDSDKISEAAQIALANGLAENEKERRILAMLAINGDIKATSKHLGIKEDEAKLVLAKIMNKLKEKGIQQQ, from the coding sequence GTGGCTTCAAAACAGAGGAGGAAACCTATAAACATGGAGGGGGGCTCTAGGAAGATAATAAACAGGAAGCTGGGCAGAAAATTATCGTTCAAAGCAAAATACATTGACCAGCTCTTCAACGGGGAAAAAACGACAACTGTCCGAAGGGGGATCGTCACGCCCAGATATGACGTTGTTTATATTGAAAGCGACGGGAAAATCCATGGAACCGCCCGGGTAAAATATGTCCGATATACTAAGCTCGGAGAACTAACAAATGACGACGCTGTAAAGGACGGTTTTAGTTCTAAAGAAGAGCTAATCAACGCATTAAAAGAGATCTATCCAGACATTGGGAAAGACGAATGGGTCACAATCATCTCGCTAGATAATCTCAACAGGTTTAGAGAACCCCTACCGACGGAAATGATAACTAGAGATATTGACTCCGACAAGATATCTGAGGCTGCACAAATAGCCCTAGCCAACGGATTGGCAGAAAACGAAAAAGAGCGCAGAATCCTCGCCATGCTCGCCATAAATGGCGATATAAAAGCTACATCAAAGCATCTAGGAATAAAGGAGGACGAAGCCAAACTTGTCCTTGCAAAAATAATGAATAAACTCAAAGAGAAGGGAATACAACAGCAGTAA
- a CDS encoding TrpB-like pyridoxal phosphate-dependent enzyme: MNKKIHLDEDEMPREWYNILPDLPEPLPPPLNPVTGQPVSPKDLEPIFPKELIRQEMSQERFIPIPEEVLDVYRIWRPTPLIRAYRLEKALRTPARIYYKYEGVSPPGSHKPNTAVAQAYYNAREGVERLTTETGAGQWGSALSFATMLFGLKLTIYMVKVSYMQKPYRAILMRTWGAEVVPSPSNRTKYGRSILEKDPDNPGSLGIAISEALEDAISHEDTKYSLGSVLNHVLLHQTVIGLEAIKQLEAEDEFPDIVIGCVGGGSNFAGISYPFYYLVRSGKAPKRTRFLAVEPASCPSMTKGEYMYDYGDTAGLTPLLKMYTLGHDFIPPPIHAGGLRYHGAAPTLSLLKKAGIYESTAYNQVEVFEAARLFAQTEGIVPAPESAHAIKAVIDEAIKAKQKGEEKVILFNLSGHGLLDLAAYQDFLDGKLPAHEYPAEAIQRSIEKIKALLLEKGIKP; the protein is encoded by the coding sequence ATGAACAAAAAGATACATCTAGATGAAGATGAGATGCCACGGGAATGGTACAACATCCTGCCAGACCTGCCAGAGCCTCTTCCGCCGCCACTTAACCCAGTCACTGGCCAGCCGGTCTCGCCCAAAGACCTTGAGCCCATATTTCCAAAAGAACTTATTAGACAGGAAATGTCACAGGAAAGATTCATACCCATACCAGAAGAAGTGCTCGATGTATACAGAATCTGGAGGCCAACCCCCCTCATCCGTGCATATCGTCTCGAAAAGGCACTTAGAACCCCCGCTAGGATATATTACAAGTACGAAGGCGTTAGTCCGCCGGGAAGCCATAAACCCAACACGGCGGTTGCCCAGGCATACTATAATGCAAGGGAAGGAGTAGAGAGACTAACTACAGAGACTGGTGCTGGGCAGTGGGGATCTGCACTCTCGTTCGCGACAATGCTTTTTGGCCTAAAGCTGACGATATACATGGTTAAGGTCAGCTACATGCAGAAGCCATACAGAGCCATACTGATGAGGACGTGGGGGGCAGAAGTAGTCCCAAGCCCGAGCAACAGGACAAAGTATGGAAGAAGCATACTGGAAAAGGACCCTGACAATCCCGGCTCCCTGGGAATAGCGATAAGCGAGGCCCTAGAAGACGCAATATCTCATGAGGATACAAAGTATAGCCTTGGAAGCGTGCTCAACCACGTCTTGTTGCATCAGACAGTTATAGGGCTAGAGGCAATAAAGCAACTCGAAGCGGAAGACGAGTTCCCAGACATTGTCATAGGCTGCGTGGGTGGAGGAAGCAACTTCGCCGGAATATCGTATCCATTCTACTATCTTGTCAGATCCGGAAAAGCGCCCAAGAGGACACGGTTCCTAGCCGTAGAGCCGGCGTCATGTCCATCCATGACTAAGGGCGAATACATGTACGACTACGGGGACACCGCGGGACTAACACCCCTACTAAAGATGTACACTCTTGGACACGACTTTATACCTCCACCCATCCACGCAGGAGGCCTAAGATACCATGGCGCCGCACCTACCCTGAGCCTCCTGAAGAAGGCTGGAATATATGAAAGCACAGCATATAACCAAGTAGAGGTCTTCGAGGCTGCGAGGCTCTTCGCACAGACCGAGGGAATAGTGCCAGCCCCAGAAAGCGCCCACGCTATAAAAGCAGTAATCGACGAGGCGATAAAAGCCAAACAAAAAGGCGAAGAAAAAGTAATATTGTTTAACCTCAGCGGGCACGGTTTACTCGACCTTGCCGCGTACCAGGACTTCCTCGATGGAAAGCTTCCAGCACACGAATACCCAGCAGAGGCTATACAGAGATCTATTGAAAAAATAAAAGCACTATTGCTGGAAAAAGGCATCAAGCCCTAG
- the mvk gene encoding mevalonate kinase, with protein sequence MSRITSSAPGKVILFGEHFVVEGQPAIAIAVSLRAYVTVEPTQSDEIKVYSKNFDLTETFPLNQRDSWTGKMTPVAVAAYTAMLEADKKTGLNIHIDSQIPPGSGMGSSAAVAVATVHATSLALGLQLDPRKVSDLAYEAEKVVHGKPSGIDNTIATFGGAIAYRKGEGFIQLKPIFRGVKLVLADTGNPRNTGEMVRRVLALKNTYPSILDPIYYSAGKLVVEAAQLLEKGDYENLGILMNINHGLLSAVGVSTKEIELLVHTARENGALGAKLTGAGGGGYIVALCRENDAEKIISALKSHATNVLTVNLEEEGVRKENI encoded by the coding sequence ATGTCTAGGATTACCTCAAGCGCACCTGGAAAAGTTATCCTATTCGGTGAACACTTTGTCGTCGAGGGACAGCCAGCAATAGCTATAGCCGTTTCGCTAAGGGCATATGTAACTGTGGAGCCCACGCAGAGCGACGAAATCAAGGTGTACTCGAAAAACTTCGACCTCACTGAGACTTTCCCGCTTAACCAGAGGGACAGCTGGACGGGCAAAATGACCCCAGTCGCCGTTGCGGCATACACTGCGATGCTTGAGGCCGACAAAAAAACAGGCCTAAACATACACATAGACTCGCAGATACCTCCAGGTAGCGGAATGGGCTCGAGCGCGGCAGTCGCAGTCGCCACAGTCCACGCAACAAGCCTAGCCTTGGGCCTCCAGCTAGACCCCAGAAAAGTGTCAGACCTAGCCTACGAGGCAGAAAAAGTTGTCCATGGAAAACCCAGTGGAATAGACAACACCATAGCCACTTTTGGCGGGGCCATTGCATATAGGAAAGGAGAGGGATTCATCCAGCTAAAACCAATCTTTAGAGGGGTAAAGCTAGTATTGGCAGACACAGGCAACCCCAGAAACACGGGCGAAATGGTTCGCAGGGTGCTTGCACTTAAAAACACTTATCCAAGTATACTAGACCCAATCTACTATTCTGCTGGAAAGCTAGTCGTAGAGGCGGCCCAACTTTTGGAGAAAGGAGACTACGAAAACCTGGGAATACTTATGAATATAAATCATGGCCTTCTCTCAGCTGTAGGCGTCTCAACGAAGGAAATAGAGCTACTCGTACATACTGCCAGAGAAAACGGAGCCCTAGGCGCAAAGTTAACAGGCGCCGGAGGGGGAGGATACATCGTAGCCCTATGCAGAGAAAACGACGCCGAAAAAATAATCAGCGCACTAAAAAGCCACGCAACAAACGTTCTAACCGTCAACCTGGAAGAGGAAGGAGTAAGAAAGGAAAATATATAG